Proteins co-encoded in one Nonlabens agnitus genomic window:
- a CDS encoding outer membrane beta-barrel protein, producing the protein MKHILLLALIASFSMTSIAQIRNETSYGVRLGANYSDLETDLFEDAENRIAPSETFFAEIPLGNTFSIVPELGFNALGVKEESVTAPDGNEVNFKSNWLNTGILVQANITRFLYLNVGPKAAVNVSENDDSDYYDYDLMGVGGIGVRITNGLSIDARYGYGFKNIYSSNLEAQGYDAENRFYQLTLSYRM; encoded by the coding sequence ATGAAACATATACTACTCTTAGCGCTTATAGCTTCTTTTTCAATGACTTCTATCGCTCAAATACGCAATGAAACTTCTTACGGTGTACGATTGGGTGCCAACTATTCAGACCTGGAAACCGACCTTTTTGAAGATGCAGAAAATAGAATAGCACCTTCTGAGACCTTTTTTGCCGAAATTCCTTTAGGGAATACCTTTTCCATCGTTCCTGAATTGGGATTCAATGCCTTAGGTGTGAAAGAAGAAAGTGTAACGGCTCCAGATGGTAATGAAGTTAATTTCAAGTCCAATTGGCTCAATACAGGCATTTTGGTTCAAGCTAATATCACTAGATTTCTTTACTTAAATGTTGGCCCTAAGGCTGCTGTTAATGTTTCAGAGAATGATGATAGCGATTACTACGATTACGACCTTATGGGCGTAGGCGGCATAGGCGTGAGAATCACAAACGGTTTGAGCATTGATGCGAGATATGGCTATGGATTCAAGAATATTTACAGCAGCAATCTTGAGGCTCAAGGCTATGATGCAGAGAATCGCTTTTACCAGTTGACCCTTTCTTACAGAATGTAA
- a CDS encoding Ppx/GppA phosphatase family protein, whose amino-acid sequence MGFKIEKYGAIDIGSNAIRLLIATVNIFDDLAPVFKKTSLVRVPIRLGQDVFIKGEISEYNQKRMVKTMKAYQHLMDVHEVLDYKAYATSAMRDAVNGKEVSRKIKKEAGIDIEIIDGSHEAAIIAMTDLHSIIDQEKVYLYVDVGGGSTEFTLFANGNAVESRSFKIGTVRLLNDMVKSSLWTEAENWVKEVCAPYNRIELIGSGGNINNIFKNSGKAYGKPLSYFYLTSYYEKLQSYTYEERIYHLALNQDRADVIIPACRIYLRSMKWSEAKNIHVPKIGLTDGIIKSIFNSKMQNVT is encoded by the coding sequence ATGGGATTTAAGATAGAGAAATATGGAGCGATAGATATAGGTTCCAATGCTATACGATTGTTGATTGCCACGGTAAATATTTTTGACGATCTCGCTCCTGTGTTTAAAAAAACTAGTTTGGTAAGAGTGCCCATACGTTTGGGTCAGGACGTTTTCATTAAAGGTGAGATATCAGAGTACAACCAAAAGCGCATGGTAAAAACCATGAAGGCCTATCAACATTTGATGGACGTTCATGAAGTACTGGATTATAAAGCCTATGCAACCAGTGCGATGCGTGATGCGGTAAATGGCAAGGAAGTGTCTCGCAAAATCAAAAAAGAAGCAGGCATAGATATCGAGATCATTGATGGATCGCATGAGGCGGCGATCATCGCGATGACAGATCTGCACAGCATCATAGATCAAGAGAAAGTATACCTATACGTTGATGTTGGTGGTGGTAGTACCGAATTTACCTTGTTCGCTAATGGTAATGCTGTCGAGTCAAGATCTTTTAAAATAGGTACCGTACGATTGCTCAATGATATGGTCAAGAGTTCTTTGTGGACCGAGGCAGAAAATTGGGTAAAGGAAGTTTGCGCACCCTACAATCGCATAGAATTAATAGGTTCTGGTGGTAACATCAATAACATCTTTAAGAACAGCGGTAAGGCATATGGCAAGCCATTATCCTATTTCTATCTGACCAGTTATTATGAAAAGCTGCAAAGCTATACCTATGAAGAACGTATTTATCATCTTGCCCTGAATCAGGATAGGGCAGACGTAATCATACCTGCTTGTCGCATCTATTTGAGATCCATGAAGTGGAGTGAGGCAAAGAACATACACGTTCCAAAAATCGGTCTTACCGATGGTATTATTAAGTCCATATTTAATTCCAAAATGCAAAACGTAACATGA